In Bos javanicus breed banteng chromosome 2, ARS-OSU_banteng_1.0, whole genome shotgun sequence, the following proteins share a genomic window:
- the RNF186 gene encoding E3 ubiquitin-protein ligase RNF186, whose product MACLEIPQQPQLVCQKATPSDPAGCYGGLGGPTEGDLECLVCREPYSGVRPPKLLGCQHAFCAVCLKLLLCVQDDAWSIPCPLCRKVTAVPGGLVCTLRDQEKVLERLARPGLEVPLRPQGLANPATLTAGQPREAGEEEQDAVTTNRAAARRLAAHLLLLVLLIVLILPFIYPGVIRWVLSFLVTLALLLALLFCSHPGQQDGCMPTPRTLFCRERKPSEIASIS is encoded by the coding sequence ATGGCCTGCCTCGAGATCCCGCAGCAGCCCCAGCTGGTCTGCCAAAAGGCCACCCCCTCCGACCCCGCGGGCTGCTATGGAGGTCTTGGCGGCCCCACAGAGGGTGACCTGGAGTGCCTGGTGTGCCGGGAGCCCTACAGCGGTGTCCGGCCGCCCAAGTTGCTGGGCTGCCAGCACGCCTTCTGCGCCGTCTGCCTGAAGCTGCTGCTGTGCGTGCAGGACGACGCCTGGTCCATCCCCTGCCCTCTGTGCCGCAAGGTCACGGCCGTCCCCGGGGGCCTCGTCTGCACCCTGCGCGACCAGGAGAAAGTGCTGGAGCGGCTAGCCCGGCCGGGCCTGGAGGTGCCGCTCCGCCCTCAGGGGCTGGCGAACCCTGCCACCCTGACAGCAGGGCAGCCCAGGGAAGCCGGAGAGGAGGAGCAGGACGCGGTGACCACCAACCGCGCGGCGGCCCGGCGCCTGGCCGCACACCTGCTCCTGCTGGTCCTGCTCATCGTCCTCATCCTGCCCTTCATCTACCCCGGCGTCATCCGGTGGGTGCTCAGCTTCCTCGTCACCCTGGCCCTGCTGCTGGCTCTGCTTTTCTGCTCTCACCCCGGCCAGCAGGACGGCTGCATGCCCACCCCCAGGACTCTCTTCTGCAGAGAGCGGAAACCCAGTGAGATCGCCTCCATCTCCTGA